The nucleotide sequence AAGAGAACCAGTTTAAGATCACGGCAGAAGATCTGAAAAAAGTGATCACAAATCAAACAAAAGCATTAGTACTAAATTCTCCAAGCAACCCGACAGGATCTCTTTATTCAGCGGAAGAGCTGCGTGAGATCGGTCAAGTGTGTCTAGAGAACGATATCTTGATCGTTTCTGATGAAATCTATGAAAAACTCGTATACGGCGGAGTGAAGCATACATCAATCGCAGAGCTTTCACCTGAACTGAAAAAACAAACCATCATCATCAACGGTCTATCTAAATCCCATGCGATGACCGGATGGAGAATCGGTTTTGCTGCAGGGGATTCCAAAATCATTAGAGCAATGACGAACTTAGACAGTCATAGTACATCGAACCCGACGACAACGTCTCAACATGGTGCACTTGCTGCTTATAACGGCACTCAGGAACCTGTTGAAGAAATGCGTCAAGCTTTTGAAGAGCGTATGAACAAAGTGTACGATCGTTTGGTCACCATTCCTGGGATCACGTGTGTAAAACCGAACGGTGCATTCTATCTGTTCCCAAATGCTACAGAAGCGGTCAAAATGACAGGGTTCTCTTCAGTGGATGAATGGGTAGAAGCTCTTTTAGAAGAAGAAAAAGTGGCCCTCGTTCCAGGATCAGGATTTGGTGCTCCTGACAACGTGAGACTTTCTTATGCGACAAGTCTTGAAACGATCATGGAAGCGTTAGACCGAATCGAGCGTTTTATTAAATCAAACCGCAAGTAATGATTGATTTTTAGAAAATTCTCATTCATAATTTTTTGGTAGATATTGATATTTAGTACAGTGGAGGTACATGTAGTGAAAACGACTATAAAAAAGCTAAATGAACATGTGGGTAAAACCGTTACGATAGGAGCGTGGCTCTCAAATAAGCGTTCTTCTGGTAAGATCGCCTTCTTACAGCTCCGCGATGGATCCGGATTTGTTCAAGGTGTTGTCGTAAAGAGTGAAGTTGGTGAAGAGATCTTTGCAAAAGCAAAAGGACTTACTCAAGAATCCAGCCTTTACGTTACAGGAACCGTTAAAGAGGACGAGCGATCTGCACTTGGTGTGGAACTTGAAGTAACAGATGTTGAAGTGCTTCATCAAGCTGTTGACTATCCGATCACACCGAAAGAACACGGAACAGAATTTTTGATGGACCACCGTCATCTTTGGATCCGTTCTAAGCGTCAGCACGCAATCTTAAAGATCCGTAACGAGATCATCCACGCTGTGAACGAATTCTTCTACAACAATGACTTTGTAAAAGTAGATCCTCCGATTTTAACTGGAAGCTCTGCTGAAGGAACAACATCACTGTTCCACACAAAATACTTTGAAGAAGATGCTTATCTTTCACAAAGTGGACAACTTTACATGGAAGCGGCAGCCATGGCACTTGGAAAAGTATATTCATTTGGTCCGACATTCCGTGCAGAGAAATCAAAAACTCGCCGTCACTTGATCGAATTCTGGATGATCGAGCCTGAGATGGCTTTCGTTGAACACGAAGAATCTCTTGAGATTCAAGAACAGTTCATCTCACATATCGTTCAATCAGTGATCAAACGCTGTGAAAACGAACTGAAGACACTTGGACGCGATATCTCTAAACTAGAAAATGTTAAAGCTCCTTTCCCTCGTGTTTCATATGACGACGCAATTAAGATGTTAAAGGAAAAAGGCTTTGATGATATTGATTGGGGAGACGACTTCGGTGCGCCTCACGAAACAGCGATCGCTGAGAGCTTCGACAAGCCGGTATTCATCACGAATTATCCAAAAGACATTAAAGCGTTCTACATGAAGCCAGACCCGAACCGTGACGATGTTGTATTGTGTGCAGATCTGATCGCTCCTGAAGGATACGGAGAAATAATCGGTGGAAGTCAGCGTATTGATGACCTTGCACTTATGGAACAGCGTTATGAAGAGCACGGATTAACTGACGATGCATACAAATGGTATCTAGAACTTAGAAAATACGGAAGCGTTCCTCATTCAGGATTCGGTCTTGGATTAGAGCGTACGGTAGCTTGGATCTCAGGAGCGGAGCATGTTCGTGAAACGATTCCATTCCCGCGTCTATTGAACCGTCTATATCCTTGATTTAAAAATCTCCCTTTATGGGAGATTTTTTTATTGTTTTTAAGAAGTGTTTTTTAGGCTGGTAAAGTCTAATTAAGTCGTTTTGAAGATGAATTAAGTCATTTTCGTTGTCAATTAAGTCTTAAAAAAAAAAATTAAGTTTAAATCGTATCTAATTAAGTCTTAACCACAACAATAAAGGCGATTCTGCAAATTTCGACATCATCACCAACAACTGCTCGTGAACTACATACCTACTTTTTCTCAACATTCAACAGTATAGTCAAAATAAAAAAAGCTAGTTTTATATGCTATAATAGAAATAGAGGTGTTTTAAAAATGAACGGTACATTATTTGAACGATGGATGGCTGAAGGGTCGATCAGTATTCCTAACATGCTTTTAAAAACATACAAACAGATCGGTTTATCTGATAACGAATGCATGTTGTTTATACAGCTTCATGTTTTTATAGAATCAGGAAACTATTTTCCGACGCCAGTCGAGCTGTCTGAACGAATGTCAGCATCCAGTAACGATGTGTCTTCCATGCTGCGTTCGTTGATCGGTAGAGGCGTTCTCGGTATGGATCAATACGAAGATAAAGAAAAAGGCGTCTATTTTGAAGCCTACACCCTGCAGCCTTTATGGAACAGACTTCTTCAAAGTTTAAAAGAAGAAGAGCAGATCCAAAAAGAGATTCATAAGGAAAACCAAGAACAGAATGTTTTTGTACTATTTGAAAAAGAATTTGGACGTCCATTATCTCCTATGGAGCTTGAAACCCTGAAAATTTGGATGGATGAAGATCAGCAATCGCCACAATTGATTCTTTCAGCACTTAAAGAGTCCGTTCTATCAGGAAAGCTAAACTTCAGATATATCGACCGTATTTTGTTCGAGTGGAAGAAAAACGGAATAAAAAGTCCAGAAGCTGCAAAGATGTATGGTGAAAAGTTCAGAGTCAGACAGCTGCAGCGAACAGGTCAACAAGATCAGCCTCGAAAAGACTCTGGGCTAAAAAGACCCGCATACAATTGGTTGGAATCTTAAAACATGAAAAGGCCTTTTAGGTCTTTCTTTTTATAATAGGAGGTAAAAGCTTCGTGTTAAACAAAGCACAGATTCAATTTTGTTTAGAACAGATAGAGGACATGTTTCCAGATGCTCACTGTGAGCTGAATCACTCAAATCCGTTCGAGTTAACAATCGCTGTACTTCTGTCTGCTCAATGTACAGATGCACTTGTAAATAAAGTTACGCCGAAACTATTTGCGAAATATAAAACACCACAGGATTATCTGAACGTATCTTTAGAAGAGCTGCAAGATGATATCCGGTCGATCGGACTATATCGAAATAAAGCGAAGAACATCCAAAAACTGAGCGAACTTGTTTTAACTGAATACGGCGGTGAAATCCCGAAAGATCGTGATGAACTGACGAAACTTCCTGGTGTAGGAAGAAAAACGGCAAACGTTGTTGTATCTGTAGCATACGGCGTACCTGCAATTGCTGTTGATACTCATGTTGAGCGTGTATCAAAAAGGCTTGGAATCTGCAAATTGAAGGATTCTGTACTCCAGGTCGAAGAAACACTTATGAAGAAGATTCCAAAATCCCTTTGGGGTGCCACTCATCACCGATTAATTTTCTTTGGCAGATACCATTGCAAAGCCCAAAACCCGAACTGTCCGGAATGTCCGCTACTTTCGATATGCCGTGAAGGCAAGAAGCGGATGAACCAAAAAGAGAAGAAAAAGCTGACTCAAAAATGACATCATGTCTTTTTGAGTCTTTTTATGTAAGCAGACGAAATGGATGGACAATCAACTTGGAATACGTTGTTTTAAAGAGTTACAATACATTTAGATAAGGGATAGATAAACTCTTTTTAGTTTGCAGATAAACATGGAGGGGTTAAAATGACTCAAAATAAAAATCCAGAAGAGATATTTTTAGAATGGAAAGAGAACTCAGAGGAAATCGCTCGTTACTTTAAAGATCGCGACAGAAAACGTGCAAGAGAACCAATGGTATATTTCTTTAACCGTTTTTTATATGTTTTGTATGTCGTTAACGGCCATAAGGCAACGGAGCAAGAATTGAAAAACTGGAAAGATCATTTGAAGGGATTTAAGCATCTGCCGGTCAATGCGATAGATCGACTTATTTTTATCAATGAGCAGCCAGATCATTACCAATCTTTTATCCAGCTTAGTGAGTTATTTTCAGAATGGGAAAAGAAAAGTGTCATACTTTTTAGACGAAGTACATAAGGACAAGGCTCTTGGACATATGATGATGACATGAGACGTTTTTTAGGAGGGGTATCATGCAGATTCATGTGGTGAAAAGAGGGGATTCACTTTGGAAGCTTTCACAATACTATAAATTGCCTTGGCAAGAGCTGGCCGCGGTAAATAGACTTACAGAAAAAGATGTTCTTTCTGTGGGGCAAACACTTTTTATTCCAACACCATTTACGTATACCGTACAGCCAGGTGATTCTTTAGAAGAGATCGGTAAAAGAATCGGAGTATCCGTCGCACAGCTTCAGCAGGCGAATCCAGGTTTAACAGATGAGACTTTACAGGCTGGAACCCAATTGAATGTTCCACAGAGAAGTAAGAAGACGATCATAACGAACGCGTTTGCAGAGCCTGTTCCAAAAGCAAAAGAAAACTTTACTGCAGCAGCAAAAGGATTAAGTTATATTACGATGTTTAGTTATGAAGTGAATGAAAAAGGTGTGTTTAAACCACTAAATGACACAGCGTTCTTAAAAGAAGCAAAGAATAAAAATGTTCGACCAATCATGGCAATCACAAACATTAAAGACGGTGAGTTCAGTGAAGAAGTTGGAACGGCAATTCTGACGAATAAAGAAATTACGAACAAAGTAATAGACGAGTCCCTTCGTATCATGAAACAAAAAGGGTACCAGGGAATTTCCGTTGACTTTGAGTTTCTCGGAAAGCAGAATAAAGAAGCTTATAATCAATTTTTAAGAACACTGACAGAGAGGATGCACAAAGAAAACTATATCGTGATGACTGCGGTAGCGCCGAAAATTTCTGCCACTCAGCAAGGAGAATGGTACGAATCACATGATTATAAAGCACACGGGGAGATTGTGGATTACGTGATTCTTATGACTTACGAATGGGGATATAGCGGCGGTCCGCCGATGGCAGTAAGTCCACTTCCTTCTGTAAAAAAAGTGCTAGACTATGCGGTTAGTGAGATCGATCCAAAGAAAATTTTGATGGGAATCAATCTTTACGGTTATGACTGGAAACTTCCTTATAAACCTGGCGGTGAGTTTGCGAAAGCTCTAAATCCTGTTCAAGCCACACAGCTAGCTGGAAAAAGGCAAGCTGCAATCAAGTACAGCCGAAAAGATGAAGCACCGTTCTTTCGATATTGGGACAAAGACAAAAAAGAGCATGTCGTTTGGTTTGAGGATCTCAGGAGTATGAAAGCAAAGTTTGATGTTGTAGATCAGTACGGATTTGCAGGGGTAAGTTTCTGGAATCTTTCATTCGGATATCCTGTATTTTGGAATTATTTAGTTGACCGTTATAATATTAAGTGAGCAAGGTTTTAATTCTCCCCGCCTTAATTTGATTGAAAACAGCTCTTAAAACTTAGACAAAAAAAGATCCGCCAGCCTTATGCTGACGGATCTTTTTTGTTTATTGGTTGAATGGAGGGAGGAGTCCTCCTCCGTTTCCACCATTTTGTTCTCTGCCTCCATCTTGCCCTGGAGGAGGAGTGCCAGGTTCACCTTGACTAGGAGGCTCTGTTCCAGGCTCTTGCCCTGGAGGAGTCCCTGGTTCGCCTTCACTTGGAGGAGGAGTGCCAGGTTCACCTTCACTAGGCGGCTCTGTACCAGGTTCTTGCCCTGGAGGAGTCCCCGGTTCGCCTTCACCCTCACCCGGAGGCGGTTCTTCACTTTCAGGACCTTCTATCGTAATAGACGTTTCGGCAGGTTCGCTTTGCGTGTTGTTTTCGCTGTCGACGGCTATTACTTGGAACGTGTATTTACCTGGAGCAGGAGTTGGAACAACAAATTTCGTATCGTTGATCGTTGCACGTTCCTGCATAGGTCCGTCGTTATAGCTCGCGAGAATTCTAAACGTTACACCTTGTTTCTTCTCGTACTTCCATTTCACTTCGATCTCATTTTTGTTTTCTTTGAACTTCGCTTCTAGACCTTCTATGGTTGATGGTTTTTCAAACTTATCACTGACGCCAGGAAGGTCTGTCCCCTTAACAAATAGTTCGATGATTTTTTCTGAATCCGGTGTAAACTCACTAGCACGTTTACCTGTTCCTTTTTCCATCGCAACTTCTGTTACTGATTTCGGTTTTTTGAAGTCCGTGTTCTTATGATCGAGCTGGCTCATGATGTCACGGAAAATCTGTTTAGAATAATCCGCTTCATTGTCGTTTAGATAGAGACCTTTACCTTCTTTATCTTTATTTTCAGCATAACCCGTCCAAACGGCTGCTGTATAAGTTGGTGTGTAGCCGGCCATCCAAGCATCTTTTGTTGCACCTTCTGGAAGACCATATTTATCACGATCTTCTTTTGAGTAGTTTGTTGTACCCGTTTTACCAGCTAAGTTCAATCCACTTACGTTAGCTTCACGGCCAGTTCCTCTATCCATAACATCTTTTAGCATATCTGTGATCATATAAGCGGTGTAATCTTTCATTGCCGCTTTTGGTTCTGAGTCGACTTCGATCACACGTCCATCAGGGAACTCTACCTTACGAACCGTTGTTGGTTTTGAATATACACCGCCGTTACCAAATGCAGTATACGCACCTGCAAGAGTAAGAGGGGAGATACCACCGTTAAATCCACCGATTGCATAGGACGGATACGTTGTGTCTGGATCTAAATCAAAACCTAGCTTATTTGCAAAATCAGTTGCTTCTTCAGCCCCAACTTCTTGGAACGCACGAACAGCTGTTGTGTTCTTGGATTCAACAAGTGCTTGACGCATCGAGATGTCTCCAACATTTTTTTTGTTAAAGTTATTAATTGTAATGTCTTTTAGTTCCACAGGCTCATCTTTTAAGATGTATCCCGTGTTCCACTTTTTGTTTTCAATCGCAGGACCATAATCCAAAATCGGCTTAATGGTAGATCCTGGTTGACGTTTTATTTTTGAAGAGAAATAGTTACTTAACTGACCACCACGGCCGCTTCCAACCGCACGAATTGCGCTTGACTTCGTATCAACTAACGTAACACCTGATTGCAGAAATTCATGTTCTTCACTTAACTTCGTTCTTAGAACATCTTCAGTTGCTTGTTGAGCTTTTGTGTCAAGGTTTGTATATATCTTTAACCCGGAAGAGTAAATATCCGCTTCTTCTAGACCTTCAATGTCTTTCAGATCATCTATGACTTGTTTGATGTACGCATCATAAGGACGAGTTTCAGTCTTTAATTCGCCTTCTTTAATCATATCTTTAACCGGAATGCTCTTTGCTTTTTCTGCTTCTTCTTTTGTAATGAATTTGTGTTGAGCCATCAGATTTAACACGACGTTGCGTCGGTGTTCTGCTTCTTTTGGATTTCTAGTAGGATCATAATAACTTGGTGCTTTAGGCAGACCTGCTAATAGAGCTGCTTCTTGCACTTCTAAGTCCGCTACTTCTTTGTTGAAGTAAACTTTCGCTGCTGTGGCAATTCCATATGCACCATTCCCAAAAAAGATCTTGTTCAGATACATTTCTAGAATTTGATCTTTAGAATATTTCTGTTCTAACTGTACAGAAAGATACGCTTCACGAATCTTACGTGTGAGTGATTTTTCATTCGTTAATACGGTGTTCTTAATCACCTGCTGAGAGATCGTACTCGCACCTTCTGCTCCAAAGCCTTCTCTTACGTTGGCGAACGCGGCCCCTGCGATACGACGTACATCAATACCGCTATGCTGACGGAATCGCACGTCTTCTGTTGCGATGAACGCATTTTGTACAGGTTCTGGAATCTCGTTGATCTTAACACGGATCCGTTTTTCATCACCTGCCACAAGGGACACTTCTTTATCGTTCATATCCATAATTTTTGAGGATACGGGCGTTTCAAGTTTTTTAGGATCTAGTTTCGGTGACGTTGCGGCAATCACACCGACAGTTAGTAGTCCTAGAATTCCTAGAATAACAGCAAGCAACAGGAGGGTCTTCTTCCAGTTGCGTCCACCTCTAGGTTTTTTGGTTTTCGTTTTATTTGCCGGTTTGGAACCATCACTTGATTGTCTGCGTTCCATACGGCTTCGGTAATCTTTTGACATAGCTTTACCAACCTTTCAACTTCATAAAAAAATGAACATGTTCAATTATTCGACGGCTTTTGACAATTTATGAACAATGAAGGTGATGATTAAAAATAGACTGAATCTACTACGTGTAAGTAATTAAGCCGAGGCTGATACCCGATAGTAATAGAATGTCCTTTTTCTTCAATTTCACCCTTCGGAATGGATTTTCTTCCCAAACTTTGTTCTTTCCAAAAATGAATCAGGTGAGAGCTGTCGAATAAATAGCTCTCATCTGTTGATGAGAAACGGAGAATAACAAACGAGATGCCTCCATGATCCAAGATGTGCTGCATATGGGTGAGCTGGTGTTCATGAAAGTTCTTTAGAGGAAAGCTCGTTTTATTCTTCGTCTCCTTTGCTTCAAAGTCAATGTATCTTCCTTTATACACCCCATTATAGTCGGTCGTGGAAGCCAGTTTGAAGTACGCTTCACGGATGACGGCGGCAGATCGTTTTGGATATTCTACATTTACGATCTGAACCGGAGTAGGTTTCTTATGGATGATCGCTTGATTGGTTAGAAGATAATACTCGTTGCTTTGATTGATATCATCTTCTAACGACATTCCTCTATTGCTGTAAGAAATCTCTTTTTTCATAGAAGATGAGGATTGTTTTTTCACGATAGAAGTCACTTTCTTACCGTTAGGATAATGGAAAGTACCCATGATTCATCTCCTTTACAACGAAAGATGGCTATGCGCATTAAGAAAAAGATACACATAGCCGTTAGATGTTTACTTTTTTAATAGTCGGGAAAGTTCATCTTCTTGAAAGCCCATTACGACCTCTTTGCCTTCAGTCGTTTCAATAACGGTCACAGGTGTAGCAGAAGCACCCAGATCGATCACTTCTTGCATATGCGCAGGGGTTTTACGTATATCTCGTTCTTCAAAAGGAATGTCATTTGCTTTTAGCCACTCTTTTTCTGCAAAACATGGAGGGCATGTTTCTTGTGTGTATATAATTACTTTTTTCTCCAAAATGTTAATGCCTCCTTTTTCCAAATGCATCTTTCATAACCATTAGTTTACTCTTTTTTCTTATGTGACACAAATATTTTATAGCATGAAAGCAAACGATAGAAAATAGGACAAAATGCATGGAGGAACAGCGTGGAGAGGGCTATTGAGGAGATTGTTCACAACATACTAAGTGAAACGAATTCACAAAATCGTGATAATATTTCACGTACCGTAAGTTATGCCTCATTTTATAAAAGAAACCCTGAGATCAGATGGGCGATGCTCGCGAGCCTTGTTTCAAGAAACGCGGGATACAGTATGTGTGATCTTAAAGGGGACTGGCTGCCAAGAATGCTTTCTGCTGACACAAGGAAGCATCTGTTTTTAACGTACGAGCGGGCGAACTGGCTTATCTTTCAAGATGCGTTTCCTCAGCTTTTGCTATACGAATATTCGAAACAACAAAGAATACCGTTTTTTCACTTGTTAAAATGTTTTGGCGTTTCAAGATTCATGGAGGTAGAATGGAAGCGATTTTGGAGAGAGAGAGATCTGAAGCGAATATGTACGTCATTAATCATCAACGAACAGCATGTAATTGAAAAGCCTGTAATTAAAGATGGTTTTTATAAAAGAAGAATATTTTCGAGTGTTCCGTTTCTTTTACAAGACTATATGCATTTTAGCACAGTGCTTTTTCCTGTCGAGTCAGGAGATGTATTCGGAATTTCTATACATGGTTTTAAAAAAACAAGCAACCGAATTGAAACAGGCAAAATTTTATATACCATCCTCTTTGAGTCGAAATGGAGCGAAGAGATCTTGTCCTTCTCGAATAAAGTAACACATACTGGATCCAGACATGATTTTGAGAGGGTTATATACCCGAAGAAAAAAAGAGAAACGCCTTTTTTACGCGTGGCATTTCCGGTCATAAAGCATCATTCATCAAACAGAGTCGACTGGTACAAAAAAAACATGAATACCGAAAAATTCTATGGAGCAGTTAAACCGCTACACAAGATTTGTCTGACTGACTGGTATAAACAAAAGCAAAGACAATTGAAAATAGGGATTCTTTTAAAAGAATGGATTCAGCATGCATAAAAAAGACGGCCAACAAAGAGCCGTCTTTTGACTATTTACGTGCTTGGAATATCTGGGCCGTTAAGCTTTTTATCACCATAGCCTGTGTTTTCTTTTTGATTCTTTTTCTGAGTACCCGTTTCATCTTGATTCGTATACTGATTCTGCTGTTGCTGCTGTTTGCTTTCTTGGTTCATGTTGGCACCTCCTTTTTGTATCACCTGAACTGTCCTTAGTTTTGGAGTTGTTGCGACTGAATATACAAACAATCAACAAATTGAGTGTCGAATTTGTAATGATTACGAGGTATTCCACTTTCTTTGCCGAATGAAAACTAGTTTTGTCAGGTGTGAAGGGGAAGGAAGGATACGGCTCGAAATGAGTTAGCATAAGAAAACGGGGAGGGATTCATGATGGAAATGGTGTTGATGAAAACCAAAACTGTCTCTGAGGAGCTTGGGGTGAATCCGACAACAGTACAACGCTGGGTAAGGCATTTTAACATTCAATGTGACAAGAATGAGCACGGACACTATTTATTCAGACAAGAAGACATTGATCAGTTAAAAGAAATTAAAACGCAGCTAGACAACGGACTTTTGATGAGTGACATTCAAATCCAAACGATCCAAACAACAGAACAATCATTTGAACTGCCAACCCAATTTGAAGAGAAGTTCAACCGCTTGAATGCTGCTATAGAAGCTTTAGAGAAAAAAGTCGAAGAGAAAGCAGATGCAGTTGTATCTTATCAGATGCTGCAGCATGCTTCAGAATTGGAAGAGCTTATCAAAAAGATGGAGAACATGGAAGCACGTCTTCAAGATCTGGAAGTAGCCCTGTTGAAAAATGATTTTCCAGAAGAGCGACTATACGTAAAAGAAAAGCCAAAAAAGAACTGGTTCGTGAGTTTGTTTACATTGTAAAAACTGTTTTTATAAAACGCTTCTTTCTAAAAGATTGTTGCTTTTAAATATCCTCTTCTATGATGGTTGATTGGAGTGTAAGATGCGAGACTCCTGCGGGACAGGCGGGCAGGTGAGACACTTAAGAGTGAAACGTCACAAATGTGGCTCACCGCCTGCCCCGCGGAAAGCGAGCATTTGGAGCGGAAAGCAACCACTTTCAATTGCTACAGAGAATATTCATTAACACTAAATCAAAATCAAAAAGTGTAAGTCTCTTCATTCTTTGGTAGGATATAAAGAATGGAGGGACTTTTTTATGAGCCATTTATATAAATTAACGAACGAACTAATCGCGGATATAGATGAAGCGTTTCATATTTTTAAAACAGAAACAAAAACAAGAGAAACAGAAGCGGACTTTTTTACAGAAGTTAAACCATTTGCCGATCGCATACACTTTCGTGTAAAAGAGTGGGAACCTCTTGCAAGGGATTGGGTGATCGCGAATAAGCCTAAATATCTGTATCCAATCCAAATCAAGACAGCCGCAGAAAATATCGGCTATTTAGGAGTCTACGTCTTTCAAAAGAAAATGAAAGATAAACGCATAACGGAAATGGTAAAATCTGTTCTCTATGTTCTGAACCAGCTGAAAGAACAAATGCCTGAGCAACAATCATAAAAATTTCACGTACCGTAATTAAATATCGTTTTCAAAAATAGGGAGAGAACAAGATGTATCATCCATCCGTTTATGATAATCTAAAGGTTGTGCTTGAAGGAGCAATTTATGACCTTGATTTTTCAGGAGAAATTGAAATAGTTAACCGTAAAGATTTATTGGACCATGCAATCATGGAGAGGAACTATTCTGTCGATTTTGTGGTTTCAACGATCGGAGAGTTAATGAGAGGAAATATTAGCTTAACGTCAACTCTCGAAGATCTGGCGATGGAGAAGCTGAACGACAATCCTGACGGAGCGGGCAGCAAGCTCTCAGTATGCATTCAAACACCCGTATACGAAATTGAAACAGACTGCAAGCAGATTCAGTCTATTTTAAAAAAATGGGGAAACGGTGATTTAAAAGGTGACATTCAGCAAAAGCTTACCTATATATATGGAGAGCCGAGACATGTATTTCGCGATACGATCTCCATTCAATTACAGAAGCCAGCACAAGAAGAAGAACCTGAACGAATTTCACTTGTACTAGAACAATTAATAACGTCTATGAACGAAATGAATGACTATTTTAAGGGGTATAAAAAATGACACAATCGCTACATAATTTTCCGGAATTCATACAAAACGCTTGGAACAAGAGCGGCTTTTCAGCATTAACAGATATTCAAGAACGATCAATACCAGATCAATTAAAAAATAAGGACTTGATCATTGAATCACCAACAGGTACTGGTAAGACGCTTGCCTATGCTTTGCCTGCTCTTTCGAAATTAAACCCAGAAGTAAAAAATGCTCAAGTTCTCTTTTTGGCACCCACACGAGAACTAGCGATGCAGATTTATGAGGTTTGTCAAAAGTTCACAGAAAACAGTGGTTTTAGCGGTGCTTCTCTTATTGGTGGAGCCAACATGCAGCGCCAGTTAGATAAACTGAAAAAGAAGCCGCAATATATCGTCGGTACACCTGGCCGTGTCAAAGAATTGATCCAAAACAAAAAACTAAAAGTACATGAAGTGAAAACCATAGTGATTGATGAGGCAGATCATATCATCGAAGCAGGTTTCAATGGAGATGTCGAACAAGTAATTGCTGCAACATTAAAAGACCGCCAGCTTGTTTTTGTGTCAGCTACTATTAATAATAAGACAGAAGACTGGTCAAGAAAATTAGCGGTAGATCCTGTTGTTGTTAAAGTTGAAAAAGAATCAGTCAAGAGTGAAGTAACGCATACATTCATGGTATCTGATTACCGTGACAAAGTTGATAACTTGCGAAAGCTAATTCGTCATACGCCAGGAATTAAAGCGATGGTATTTATCAATAGTTCCATGAAGATGGATGAATTTGCTACTAAGCTTGAGTATAAAAAAATTAAACTGGGTGTTTTAGCAGGAAATTCAACAAAACAAGAAAGACAAAAAGTATTAAATGACTTTAAAAATGGAAAAATTCCTGTTCTTTTAACGACGGATGTGGCTACGCGCGGACTGGATATACCAGATGTTACACATG is from Fictibacillus sp. b24 and encodes:
- a CDS encoding transglycosylase domain-containing protein, with protein sequence MSKDYRSRMERRQSSDGSKPANKTKTKKPRGGRNWKKTLLLLAVILGILGLLTVGVIAATSPKLDPKKLETPVSSKIMDMNDKEVSLVAGDEKRIRVKINEIPEPVQNAFIATEDVRFRQHSGIDVRRIAGAAFANVREGFGAEGASTISQQVIKNTVLTNEKSLTRKIREAYLSVQLEQKYSKDQILEMYLNKIFFGNGAYGIATAAKVYFNKEVADLEVQEAALLAGLPKAPSYYDPTRNPKEAEHRRNVVLNLMAQHKFITKEEAEKAKSIPVKDMIKEGELKTETRPYDAYIKQVIDDLKDIEGLEEADIYSSGLKIYTNLDTKAQQATEDVLRTKLSEEHEFLQSGVTLVDTKSSAIRAVGSGRGGQLSNYFSSKIKRQPGSTIKPILDYGPAIENKKWNTGYILKDEPVELKDITINNFNKKNVGDISMRQALVESKNTTAVRAFQEVGAEEATDFANKLGFDLDPDTTYPSYAIGGFNGGISPLTLAGAYTAFGNGGVYSKPTTVRKVEFPDGRVIEVDSEPKAAMKDYTAYMITDMLKDVMDRGTGREANVSGLNLAGKTGTTNYSKEDRDKYGLPEGATKDAWMAGYTPTYTAAVWTGYAENKDKEGKGLYLNDNEADYSKQIFRDIMSQLDHKNTDFKKPKSVTEVAMEKGTGKRASEFTPDSEKIIELFVKGTDLPGVSDKFEKPSTIEGLEAKFKENKNEIEVKWKYEKKQGVTFRILASYNDGPMQERATINDTKFVVPTPAPGKYTFQVIAVDSENNTQSEPAETSITIEGPESEEPPPGEGEGEPGTPPGQEPGTEPPSEGEPGTPPPSEGEPGTPPGQEPGTEPPSQGEPGTPPPGQDGGREQNGGNGGGLLPPFNQ
- the recU gene encoding Holliday junction resolvase RecU, producing MGTFHYPNGKKVTSIVKKQSSSSMKKEISYSNRGMSLEDDINQSNEYYLLTNQAIIHKKPTPVQIVNVEYPKRSAAVIREAYFKLASTTDYNGVYKGRYIDFEAKETKNKTSFPLKNFHEHQLTHMQHILDHGGISFVILRFSSTDESYLFDSSHLIHFWKEQSLGRKSIPKGEIEEKGHSITIGYQPRLNYLHVVDSVYF
- a CDS encoding glutaredoxin family protein; protein product: MEKKVIIYTQETCPPCFAEKEWLKANDIPFEERDIRKTPAHMQEVIDLGASATPVTVIETTEGKEVVMGFQEDELSRLLKK
- a CDS encoding DUF2515 family protein — encoded protein: MERAIEEIVHNILSETNSQNRDNISRTVSYASFYKRNPEIRWAMLASLVSRNAGYSMCDLKGDWLPRMLSADTRKHLFLTYERANWLIFQDAFPQLLLYEYSKQQRIPFFHLLKCFGVSRFMEVEWKRFWRERDLKRICTSLIINEQHVIEKPVIKDGFYKRRIFSSVPFLLQDYMHFSTVLFPVESGDVFGISIHGFKKTSNRIETGKILYTILFESKWSEEILSFSNKVTHTGSRHDFERVIYPKKKRETPFLRVAFPVIKHHSSNRVDWYKKNMNTEKFYGAVKPLHKICLTDWYKQKQRQLKIGILLKEWIQHA
- the racA gene encoding chromosome-anchoring protein RacA yields the protein MMEMVLMKTKTVSEELGVNPTTVQRWVRHFNIQCDKNEHGHYLFRQEDIDQLKEIKTQLDNGLLMSDIQIQTIQTTEQSFELPTQFEEKFNRLNAAIEALEKKVEEKADAVVSYQMLQHASELEELIKKMENMEARLQDLEVALLKNDFPEERLYVKEKPKKNWFVSLFTL
- a CDS encoding YppE family protein — its product is MSHLYKLTNELIADIDEAFHIFKTETKTRETEADFFTEVKPFADRIHFRVKEWEPLARDWVIANKPKYLYPIQIKTAAENIGYLGVYVFQKKMKDKRITEMVKSVLYVLNQLKEQMPEQQS
- a CDS encoding DEAD/DEAH box helicase → MTQSLHNFPEFIQNAWNKSGFSALTDIQERSIPDQLKNKDLIIESPTGTGKTLAYALPALSKLNPEVKNAQVLFLAPTRELAMQIYEVCQKFTENSGFSGASLIGGANMQRQLDKLKKKPQYIVGTPGRVKELIQNKKLKVHEVKTIVIDEADHIIEAGFNGDVEQVIAATLKDRQLVFVSATINNKTEDWSRKLAVDPVVVKVEKESVKSEVTHTFMVSDYRDKVDNLRKLIRHTPGIKAMVFINSSMKMDEFATKLEYKKIKLGVLAGNSTKQERQKVLNDFKNGKIPVLLTTDVATRGLDIPDVTHVVHFEMPEDVKQYVHRSGRTGRMGKEGTVVSLVTKTELTSVKKWTAKMNVPLQKQFLEQGQVIIKEDSEKARTSDKRLAAPKSAKPAHLKSETSKKRR